The Streptomyces sp. NBC_00224 genome has a window encoding:
- a CDS encoding VWA domain-containing protein — MTALPDRLTELVRTLRTHGLRIGPGETVDAAAALEVLGFGDRERMREGLAAALLHHEGQRAVFDPVFDLYFPLRVGAPATPGGDTADLRERLAAALAANDQAALGQLAAEAVDSLGGYGASPGSDGFSAHQTLDRLRPQTLLARVRATLAQDSLSAAFTDRLTDDEIRRRIQGFRERVGTEARRRVAERRGADEIARRALRPTADRVDFLVAGRAQLDELRRSVHPLARKLATRLAARRRRAARGRIDLRRTLRGSLSTGGVPMRPVLRRRRPVRPELVLLCDVSGSVAGFANFTMLLVQALHDQFSKVRVFAFVNRVDEVTGLLRKGAADPAGLGDRIAGEAAVTGWHGSSDYGTSLGEFAERYLDAVGPRTAVFVLGDARTNMADPNLPALRRIAERARRVYWLNPEPASQWSTGDSAALAYAQLVEMHVCRNAHQLGGLVAQLLPV; from the coding sequence GTGACCGCGCTCCCCGACCGGCTCACCGAGCTGGTCCGGACGCTGCGGACGCACGGGCTGCGGATCGGCCCGGGCGAGACCGTCGACGCCGCGGCCGCCCTGGAGGTCCTCGGCTTCGGCGACCGCGAGCGGATGCGGGAGGGGCTGGCCGCGGCGCTGCTCCACCACGAAGGCCAGCGGGCGGTCTTCGACCCCGTCTTCGACCTGTACTTCCCGCTCCGCGTCGGCGCACCGGCCACGCCGGGCGGCGACACGGCGGACCTGCGCGAGCGGCTCGCCGCCGCGCTCGCCGCCAACGACCAGGCGGCGCTCGGGCAGTTGGCGGCCGAGGCGGTGGACAGCCTCGGCGGATACGGCGCCTCACCCGGCTCGGACGGCTTCTCCGCGCACCAGACGCTCGACCGGCTGCGGCCCCAGACGCTGCTCGCGCGGGTACGGGCCACGCTCGCCCAGGACTCCTTGAGCGCCGCCTTTACCGACCGGCTGACCGACGACGAGATCCGCCGCCGTATCCAGGGGTTCCGCGAGCGGGTGGGCACCGAGGCGCGCCGCCGGGTCGCGGAGCGGCGCGGCGCCGACGAGATCGCGCGCCGGGCCCTGCGGCCCACCGCCGACCGGGTCGACTTCCTCGTGGCGGGCCGCGCCCAACTCGACGAGCTGCGCAGGTCGGTGCATCCGCTGGCGCGCAAACTGGCCACCCGGCTCGCGGCGCGGCGCCGCCGCGCGGCCCGCGGGCGGATCGATCTGCGCCGCACCCTGCGCGGCTCACTGTCGACCGGCGGCGTCCCCATGCGCCCGGTGCTGCGCCGCCGCCGTCCCGTACGTCCCGAGCTGGTGCTGCTCTGCGACGTCTCCGGCTCGGTCGCGGGTTTCGCGAACTTCACGATGCTGCTCGTCCAGGCGCTCCACGACCAGTTCAGCAAGGTGCGGGTGTTCGCGTTCGTCAACCGCGTGGACGAGGTCACCGGGCTGCTGCGCAAGGGGGCGGCGGACCCGGCGGGCCTCGGTGACCGCATCGCCGGCGAGGCAGCGGTGACCGGCTGGCACGGCAGCAGCGACTACGGCACCTCGCTCGGGGAGTTCGCCGAGCGCTACCTCGACGCGGTCGGCCCGCGCACCGCCGTCTTCGTCCTGGGGGACGCGCGCACCAACATGGCCGACCCGAACCTGCCCGCCCTGCGCCGCATCGCGGAGCGCGCCCGCCGGGTCTACTGGCTCAACCCCGAACCGGCGT
- a CDS encoding AAA family ATPase, with protein MTTGYFTSVDDVSARLAETGYLASQAVATTVFLADRLGKPLLVEGPAGVGKTELAKAVAQVAGAELIRLQCYEGVDESRALYEWNHAKQLLRITAGRDESWDETRTDIFGEEFLLSRPLLTAIRGSDPKVLLIDEIDKADVEVEGLLLEVLSDFQVTVPELGTITATRRPFVVLTSNASRELSEALRRRCLFLHIGFPEEELERRIVRMKVPGLDEALAASVVRVVGALRAMDLRKAPSVSETVDWARTLLALGAATLDENVVRDSLGVLLKHQDDMLKAAAKLDLDAV; from the coding sequence ATGACGACCGGGTACTTCACGTCCGTGGACGATGTCTCCGCGCGCCTCGCCGAGACCGGCTATCTGGCGTCCCAGGCCGTCGCCACCACCGTCTTCCTCGCCGACCGGCTCGGCAAGCCGCTGCTCGTCGAGGGCCCGGCGGGCGTCGGCAAGACGGAGCTGGCCAAGGCGGTCGCCCAGGTCGCGGGCGCCGAGCTCATCCGGCTCCAGTGCTACGAAGGCGTCGACGAGTCCCGCGCGCTGTACGAGTGGAACCACGCCAAGCAGCTGCTGCGCATCACCGCGGGCCGCGACGAGTCGTGGGACGAGACCCGCACGGACATCTTCGGCGAGGAGTTCCTGCTCTCCCGCCCCCTGCTCACGGCCATTCGCGGCAGCGACCCCAAGGTCCTTCTGATCGACGAGATCGACAAGGCGGACGTGGAGGTCGAGGGGCTGCTCCTGGAGGTCCTCAGCGACTTCCAGGTCACCGTGCCGGAGCTGGGCACGATCACGGCGACGCGCCGCCCGTTCGTGGTGCTCACCTCCAACGCGAGCCGCGAGCTCTCCGAGGCCCTGCGCCGCCGCTGCCTCTTCCTCCACATCGGCTTCCCCGAGGAGGAGTTGGAGCGCCGGATCGTACGGATGAAGGTGCCCGGGCTCGACGAGGCGCTCGCCGCGTCCGTGGTGCGGGTGGTCGGGGCGCTGCGGGCGATGGACCTGCGCAAGGCGCCGTCGGTCTCGGAGACGGTCGACTGGGCCCGTACGCTGCTCGCGCTCGGCGCCGCCACCCTCGACGAGAACGTCGTGCGCGACAGCCTCGGCGTGCTGCTCAAGCACCAGGACGACATGCTGAAGGCCGCCGCCAAACTCGACCTGGACGCCGTGTGA
- a CDS encoding SpoIIE family protein phosphatase, producing MTESAENQHWAPGRLTALLTGAVAEAMRAVGGHVGGVYLRSSTPGLLRLAVLSGLPGPLFRPWWRMHVDRPFPVADAHRLGVEIQLADPTETMRRYPQLAAGLPFRFGSVYVPVVGASTAYGVLSVLRPATPDASSAPLDRDRLTEAAQGLGAALLELEEDGPGIVWDGEPLCVRPPADGAPPGHAGRGTPGDGAADLLPEGVFTLDRLGLFSYVNPRAALLLGHPPAELLGRSLWHAVPWLEQPAYEDHLRGALLSRDPVHFQVRRPPTPGEGPGSGERYGDRLSLSVYPGPNGLTFTAVPLGRDADAAKAASLPGGAAPAGQERGDPPFGPLTAPAALADDPAAPAAAANGTDALYPPVFLALALSEAVTARQVSAVVMQELLPAFGGRRLAIYLLQDRHLYLAWESGFPKGFLDPFDGVALDVRLPGVETLTSGRPLFFESMQQLAAAYPGIALDAEEGARAFLPLIASGRPVGSCILGFDRPRGFSPQERTVLTALAGLVAQALERAQRYDTEAALARGLQAALLPHRLPVHPRVETAARYLPGTQGMDVGGDWYDVVEAGDGLALVIGDVQGHGVQAAATMGQLRSAVRAFALGGHPPEEVMSGTNRLLIDLDPGQFASCCYIRLDPLTGAARAARAGHPQPLLRHPDGRTEVLDLPGGVVLGVAPDAVYPVVDLRLEPGAVLALYTDGLVERPGTDIDEGIERLRAALSRAATPTRRTGPSLGGTADLLIEEARQATDRPDDIALLLTTRRATH from the coding sequence ATGACTGAGAGCGCCGAGAACCAGCACTGGGCGCCGGGCAGACTGACCGCACTGCTCACCGGGGCCGTGGCGGAGGCCATGCGCGCCGTCGGCGGCCACGTGGGAGGCGTGTACCTGCGCTCCAGCACGCCCGGGCTGCTGCGGCTCGCCGTGCTCTCCGGGCTGCCCGGACCGCTGTTCCGCCCTTGGTGGCGCATGCACGTGGACCGGCCGTTCCCGGTGGCCGACGCCCACCGCCTGGGCGTCGAGATCCAGCTCGCCGACCCCACCGAGACCATGCGCCGCTACCCCCAGCTGGCGGCCGGGCTGCCGTTCCGGTTCGGCTCGGTGTACGTGCCCGTGGTGGGGGCCTCGACGGCGTACGGAGTCCTCAGCGTGCTGCGCCCCGCGACACCGGACGCCTCCTCGGCACCGCTGGACCGCGACCGCCTCACAGAGGCGGCACAGGGCCTGGGCGCCGCCCTCCTCGAACTGGAGGAGGACGGCCCCGGGATCGTCTGGGACGGCGAGCCGCTGTGCGTACGGCCCCCGGCCGACGGCGCTCCACCGGGGCACGCGGGCCGCGGCACTCCCGGGGACGGCGCGGCCGATCTGCTCCCCGAGGGCGTGTTCACACTGGACCGCCTCGGGCTGTTCAGCTACGTCAACCCGCGCGCCGCCCTGCTCCTCGGCCACCCGCCCGCCGAACTGCTCGGGCGTTCCCTGTGGCACGCGGTGCCGTGGCTGGAGCAGCCCGCGTACGAGGACCATCTGCGCGGCGCGCTGCTGTCGAGGGACCCCGTGCACTTCCAGGTCAGACGCCCGCCGACGCCCGGTGAGGGGCCGGGGTCCGGGGAGCGGTACGGCGACCGGCTCTCGCTGTCGGTCTACCCGGGCCCGAACGGTCTGACGTTCACCGCGGTCCCGCTGGGCCGGGACGCGGACGCCGCCAAGGCCGCCTCCCTGCCCGGCGGCGCCGCCCCCGCCGGGCAGGAGCGCGGCGACCCGCCGTTCGGGCCGCTGACGGCCCCGGCGGCGCTCGCCGACGACCCGGCGGCGCCCGCCGCGGCGGCGAACGGGACGGACGCCCTCTACCCGCCCGTCTTCCTCGCCCTGGCACTGAGCGAGGCGGTCACCGCCCGCCAGGTCTCCGCCGTGGTGATGCAGGAGCTGCTCCCGGCGTTCGGCGGCCGTCGCCTCGCCATCTATCTGCTCCAGGACCGGCACCTCTACCTCGCCTGGGAGAGCGGCTTCCCCAAAGGCTTCCTCGACCCCTTCGACGGCGTCGCGCTCGACGTACGGCTGCCCGGCGTCGAGACGCTCACCAGTGGCCGCCCGCTCTTCTTCGAGTCCATGCAGCAGCTCGCGGCGGCCTATCCCGGCATCGCCCTCGACGCCGAGGAGGGCGCCCGCGCCTTCCTGCCGCTGATCGCCTCCGGACGGCCGGTCGGCTCCTGCATCCTCGGCTTCGACCGGCCGCGCGGGTTCAGCCCGCAGGAGCGCACGGTCCTCACCGCGCTCGCCGGGCTCGTCGCCCAGGCCCTGGAGCGGGCCCAGCGCTACGACACGGAGGCCGCCCTCGCCCGCGGCCTCCAGGCGGCCCTGCTCCCCCACCGCCTTCCCGTACACCCCCGGGTGGAGACGGCGGCACGGTATCTGCCCGGCACCCAGGGCATGGACGTGGGCGGCGACTGGTACGACGTGGTCGAGGCCGGGGACGGCCTCGCCCTGGTCATCGGCGACGTCCAGGGACACGGGGTGCAGGCCGCGGCCACCATGGGTCAACTGCGCAGCGCGGTAAGGGCCTTCGCGCTCGGCGGGCATCCGCCCGAGGAGGTCATGAGCGGCACCAACCGGCTGCTCATCGACCTCGACCCGGGCCAGTTCGCCAGCTGCTGCTACATCCGGCTCGACCCGCTCACCGGCGCGGCCCGGGCCGCCCGCGCCGGACACCCGCAGCCGCTGCTGCGCCACCCCGACGGCCGCACCGAGGTCCTGGACCTGCCCGGCGGCGTGGTGCTCGGGGTGGCCCCGGACGCCGTGTACCCGGTGGTGGACCTGCGCCTGGAGCCGGGGGCGGTGCTCGCCCTGTACACCGACGGGCTGGTCGAGCGGCCGGGCACGGACATCGACGAGGGCATCGAGCGGCTCCGCGCGGCCCTGTCCCGCGCCGCCACCCCCACCCGCCGCACCGGCCCCTCCCTTGGCGGCACCGCGGACCTGCTCATCGAGGAGGCCCGCCAGGCCACGGACCGCCCGGACGACATCGCGCTGCTGCTGACCACCCGCCGCGCCACACACTGA
- a CDS encoding GlxA family transcriptional regulator — MDRHRVVALINPPQSPFELACAAEVFGTVRPDLPEAYAFEVCTERPGPVPVTVGCAMFVEAGLDALRTADTVVVPGWQPVGGAVPTAVLDALRAAHLRGARIVSICTGAFVLARAGLLDGRRATTHWLRTDRLAAEYPEVEVDPDVLYVDHGDVATSAGGGAGIDLCLHLVRSDQGAAHAARIARSMVLPPHREGSQLQYAALPVPARTADASLAPLLEWADARLHTPLTLDRLAAHAGLSGRTLARRFTDQLGVSPGQWLLRRRVDAARVLLEETDLPVEAIAARVGLASAVNLRRRFRTALGTTPGAYRRTFGEARGGSSARAAP, encoded by the coding sequence ATGGACCGTCACCGTGTCGTGGCCCTGATCAACCCGCCGCAGTCGCCCTTCGAACTCGCCTGCGCCGCCGAGGTCTTCGGGACCGTACGCCCGGACCTCCCCGAGGCGTACGCCTTCGAGGTGTGCACCGAGCGGCCCGGGCCGGTACCGGTCACCGTCGGCTGCGCGATGTTCGTCGAGGCCGGGCTCGACGCCCTTCGGACGGCGGACACCGTGGTCGTGCCCGGCTGGCAGCCGGTCGGCGGGGCCGTGCCGACGGCCGTCCTGGACGCCCTGCGGGCCGCCCACCTGCGCGGCGCCCGGATCGTGTCCATCTGCACGGGCGCCTTCGTCCTCGCCCGCGCCGGGCTGTTGGACGGCCGCCGCGCCACCACCCACTGGCTGCGCACCGACCGGCTCGCCGCCGAGTACCCCGAGGTCGAGGTCGACCCGGACGTCCTGTACGTCGACCACGGCGACGTGGCCACCAGCGCCGGGGGCGGCGCCGGGATCGACCTGTGTCTGCACCTCGTGCGGAGCGACCAAGGTGCGGCCCACGCCGCCCGGATCGCCCGCAGCATGGTCCTGCCGCCGCACCGCGAGGGCAGCCAACTCCAGTACGCGGCCCTGCCCGTGCCCGCCCGGACCGCCGACGCGTCACTGGCGCCGCTGCTCGAATGGGCCGACGCGCGCCTGCACACCCCGCTCACCCTCGACCGGCTCGCCGCCCACGCGGGGCTCTCCGGCCGTACCCTCGCCCGGCGCTTCACCGACCAGCTCGGCGTCAGCCCCGGCCAGTGGCTGCTGCGCCGGCGCGTCGACGCGGCGCGGGTCCTCCTGGAGGAGACCGACCTGCCGGTCGAGGCCATCGCCGCGCGCGTCGGCCTCGCCTCCGCCGTCAACCTCCGACGCCGCTTCCGCACCGCGCTCGGGACGACACCGGGCGCCTACCGCCGTACGTTCGGGGAGGCGCGGGGAGGATCCTCGGCCCGCGCCGCCCCCTGA
- a CDS encoding cupin domain-containing protein, whose product MSEITGTGPLKTVVHVEEVEQVEVAPGIVSRKVGITGHARGWLVDFAPGSEWPEIDVHATEERYYVLSGEVIEGEERHGAGTYVVFAPGSRHRPRSESGARLLGITVL is encoded by the coding sequence ATGAGCGAGATCACTGGAACAGGACCGCTGAAGACCGTCGTGCACGTCGAGGAGGTGGAGCAGGTCGAGGTCGCCCCCGGGATCGTCAGCCGCAAAGTGGGGATCACCGGGCACGCGCGCGGCTGGCTGGTCGACTTCGCACCGGGCAGCGAGTGGCCCGAGATCGACGTCCACGCCACCGAGGAGCGCTACTACGTGCTCAGTGGGGAGGTGATCGAGGGGGAGGAGCGCCACGGCGCCGGTACCTATGTGGTGTTCGCGCCCGGCAGCCGCCACCGGCCGCGCAGCGAGAGCGGCGCGCGGTTGCTCGGCATCACGGTGCTCTGA